Proteins co-encoded in one Maylandia zebra isolate NMK-2024a linkage group LG16, Mzebra_GT3a, whole genome shotgun sequence genomic window:
- the slitrk5b gene encoding SLIT and NTRK-like protein 5, translating to MHLWIPYVLLSATSVCTVEMLSHYGEICQGLCACEEREGVLTVSCENRGIESLSDISPVYFSQYHLLLTGNLLKKLSTNDFAEYKGLTILHLGNNEISDLEAGAFNGLQELKRLHLNNNKIDALKEEFFFGLDSLEYLQLDYNYITHIVSNAFSRLRHLEVLILNDNLISALPVNIFTHVPLTHLDLRGNQLKVLPYTGLLEHMNSVVELQLEENPWNCSCELIALKTWLESISYTALVGDVVCEFPFRLHGRDLDEVSKQELCPRRAIAEYEMPPLPHLSTDAYYRTTPALTASFASSGFARSSSRPTKGPRQSAKLKSRPTARISSNKPQNYGQIISYQTKSPVPLDCPTACTCNLQISDLGLNVNCQERKIEQISDLNPKPYNPKKMYYTGNYITVVRRSDFIDATGLDLLHLGNNRIAQVHDRAFADLANLRRLYLNGNLIDHLPADIFYGLDSLQFLYLEYNVIKEVTSDTFQHVPKLQLLFLNNNLLKTLPEGTFTGLTLARLNLRNNHLRYLPVRGVLDQLTALVQVDLFENPWDCSCSILELKMWLEQLSTGTVVNNVICGSPKKLAGEDMRYIKTTNFCPNNSDILASMIPPSEESFPGSTITIETSLGSDTQYSTIPLSVMILALLLMFIMSVFVAAGLFVAMKKRRQKSQNEQNNSMNACISSLNMEYGLYKKGSIPKVRTSSGHVYEYIPPPTESSCRTTAHTPADNKSADGFRDFDELSGAFLGNSDEEPASNVISSEYSATTPEPLNKPSTPHQNDPCFHRDVLEPDKHARYSNTLPCRHTAHSSNQYATDFDARHQYVPPERIQQTILYCTSPSTVYVEPNRSEYWELKAKLHIDPDYLEVLEKRTTFTQF from the coding sequence GCTTACAGTGAGCTGTGAAAACAGAGGAATTGAAAGTCTCTCAGACATAAGCCCAGTGTACTTCTCCCAGTATCATCTGCTGCTTACTGGAAATCTTTTGAAAAAGCTATCCACCAATGATTTCGCTGAGTACAAAGGACTTACAATATTACATCTGGGAAATAATGAAATATCTGATCTTGAAGCAGGAGCTTTTAATGGACTGCAGGAATTAAAACGATTACATctcaacaataacaaaattGATGCCTTGAAGGAAGAGTTTTTCTTTGGCCTTGATAGTCTGGAATATCTACAACTTGATTATAATTATATCACTCATATTGTGTCAAATGCCTTCAGCAGACTTCGACATTTGGAGGTCCTGATTCTAAATGACAATTTAATATCTGCCCTGCCCGTAAACATTTTCACGCATGTACCATTGACCCACTTAGACTTAAGGGGAAATCAGCTCAAAGTACTTCCCTACACAGGTCTGCTGGAGCACATGAACAGTGTTGTGGAGTTGCAGCTAGAGGAGAATCCGTGGAACTGTTCCTGTGAGTTGATTGCTCTTAAAACCTGGCTCGAGAGCATATCATACACAGCTTTAGTTGGGGATGTTGTCTGTGAGTTCCCTTTTCGGCTTCACGGGAGAGACCTTGATGAAGTTTCAAAACAAGAGTTGTGCCCGAGGAGAGCCATTGCTGAATATGAGATGCCACCCCTGCCGCATTTGAGCACCGATGCATACTATAGAACCACGCCAGCTCTTACAGCCTCCTTCGCTTCATCTGGGTTCGCACGGTCCTCATCAAGACCCACTAAGGGACCTCGACAGTCAGCCAAATTAAAATCAAGACCCACAGCTCGCATTTCGTCCAATAAACCACAAAATTATGGCCAAATTATTTCATATCAGACCAAATCCCCTGTGCCTTTAGATTGCCCAACAGCCTGCACGTGCAATCTTCAAATTTCAGACCTTGGCCTGAACGTGAACTGTCAGGAGCGAAAGATCGAGCAGATCTCCGACTTAAATCCCAAACCTTACAATCCCAAAAAGATGTATTACACTGGGAATTACATCACTGTGGTTCGCAGATCAGACTTTATTGATGCAACTGGATTAGACTTGCTTCATCTTGGTAACAATCGAATAGCCCAAGTACATGACAGAGCTTTTGCTGATTTGGCAAATCTTAGAAGACTATACCTTAATGGTAATTTAATAGATCATCTTCCAGCTGATATATTTTATGGATTAGATAGCCTGCAGTTCTTGTATTTAGAATATAATGTAATTAAAGAGGTTACATCTGACACCTTTCAGCATGTACCTAAGCTTCAGCTTTTATTTCTAAACAATAACCTACTGAAAACTTTACCAGAGGGAACGTTTACTGGCCTGACGTTAGCCAGACTAAATCTTCGCAACAACCATCTTCGATATCTGCCAGTCAGGGGTGTGCTAGATCAGCTTACAGCACTGGTACAAGTTGATTTGTTTGAGAATCCCTGGGATTGCTCATGTAGCATACTGGAGTTGAAGATGTGGCTGGAGCAGCTCAGCACGGGCACAGTTGTAAACAATGTCATCTGTGGATCTCCTAAGAAACTAGCTGGAGAGGATATGAGATACATTAAGACGACTAATTTCTGCCCTAATAACTCTGATATACTTGCCTCCATGATTCCACCGTCTGAAGAATCTTTTCCTGGAAGCACTATCACCATAGAAACATCCTTGGGCTCTGACACTCAGTACAGCACCATTCCTTTATCTGTGATGATTCTTGCCCTTCTCCTCATGTTcattatgtctgtgtttgtggctGCAGGGCTGTTTGTGGCAATGAAAAAGAGACGTCAAAAGAGTCAAAATGAGCAGAATAACTCAATGAATGCTTGCATTAGCTCTCTCAACATGGAATATGGCCTTTACAAAAAAGGATCCATCCCCAAAGTCAGGACCTCCAGCGGACATGTGTACGAGTACATCCCACCTCCTACAGAATCTTCATGCAGAACCACTGCTCACACCCCAGCGGACAATAAATCAGCGGACGGATTTAGAGACTTTGATGAGTTGAGTGGCGCTTTTCTGGGTAACTCGGATGAAGAGCCAGCCAGTAATGTAATAAGCTCAGAATACAGTGCCACCACTCCAGAGCCTCTTAACAAGCCCTCCACCCCTCACCAAAATGACCCGTGCTTCCACAGGGATGTGCTTGAGCCTGACAAGCACGCACGCTACAGCAATACATTGCCATGCAGACATACAGCACATTCATCAAATCAGTATGCCACAGACTTTGATGCGAGGCATCAGTATGTTCCCCCTGAAAGAATACAACAGACAATACTGTATTGTACTTCGCCAAGTACTGTTTATGTGGAGCCGAACAGGAGTGAGTACTGGGAACTGAAAGCAAAGCTTCACATTGACCCAGATTACCTGGAGGTTCTTGAAAAACGAACTACATTCACACAGTTTTAA